The Candidatus Schneideria nysicola genome contains a region encoding:
- the fabD gene encoding ACP S-malonyltransferase — MNRFAMLFPGQGSQKIGMLSELAQKYSIIKSTFDEASLVLDYDLWNLVQHGPSEKLNQTCQSQPAILTASVAIWRLWKNFSKKNPDIIAGHSLGEYSALVCAEVLSFTDAIKLVALRGSLMQCAVSKNVGTMSAILGLDSKIIEKICRKLCYEQIVEIASYNAPEQTVISGHKEAVERVNIACKKAGAKRTIELPISVPSHCTLMKSISKELDTAMDGICFSSPTLPIINNVNVKILTHPDAIRQSLIQQLYRPVRWTEIIRYIANQGITFFIEVGPGQILKNLIPYILDNLSCETINNPINLKKMVKRFYFY, encoded by the coding sequence ATTCCATTATAAAATCTACCTTTGATGAAGCATCATTAGTTCTAGATTATGATTTATGGAATCTGGTACAACATGGTCCAAGTGAAAAATTAAACCAAACTTGTCAATCTCAACCTGCTATACTGACAGCATCAGTAGCTATTTGGCGATTATGGAAAAATTTTAGTAAAAAAAATCCCGATATAATCGCAGGACATAGTCTAGGTGAATATTCTGCATTAGTATGTGCGGAGGTATTAAGTTTTACTGATGCTATCAAATTAGTAGCATTACGAGGTTCACTTATGCAATGTGCGGTTTCCAAGAATGTTGGTACTATGTCTGCAATTTTAGGTCTGGATAGTAAGATTATTGAAAAAATTTGTAGAAAATTGTGTTATGAACAGATTGTGGAAATAGCTAGTTATAATGCTCCAGAACAAACCGTAATTTCTGGACATAAAGAGGCCGTCGAACGTGTAAATATAGCTTGTAAAAAAGCTGGCGCTAAAAGAACGATAGAATTACCTATTAGTGTACCAAGTCATTGTACATTAATGAAATCTATATCCAAAGAACTCGATACTGCCATGGATGGAATCTGTTTTTCTTCCCCTACCTTACCTATAATTAATAATGTGAATGTAAAAATTTTGACTCATCCAGACGCAATTCGTCAATCTTTAATACAACAATTATACAGACCAGTGCGCTGGACTGAAATAATTAGATATATTGCTAATCAAGGGATTACGTTTTTTATAGAGGTAGGTCCTGGACAGATATTGAAAAATTTAATTCCATATATTCTTGATAATCTCTCTTGTGAGACAATTAATAATCCCATCAATTTGAAAAAAATGGTGAAACGGTTTTATTTCTATTGA
- the fabG gene encoding 3-oxoacyl-ACP reductase FabG, with protein sequence MSLQGRFALVTGASRGIGRAIAEVMVEKGAVVIGTSTSKQGVESINHFLEKQGKGIELNLSHRSSVDAFLTTIQKELNHIDILVNNAGITQDKLLVRMKEEEWQSVLDINLTSIFRLSKEVVRLMMKRRYGRILTIGSVIGSMGNIGQTNYAAAKAGLIGFSKSLAREVAAWGITVNVISPGFITTDMSKKLIYEKEELKKILSRIPIKRFGSPKEVANIVAFFASEEASYITGETIHINGGMYML encoded by the coding sequence ATGTCTTTACAGGGTAGGTTTGCATTGGTAACAGGTGCTAGTAGAGGTATAGGTCGTGCAATAGCAGAAGTTATGGTAGAAAAAGGAGCGGTAGTTATTGGTACATCTACTAGTAAACAAGGAGTAGAGAGTATCAATCATTTTTTAGAGAAACAAGGAAAAGGAATAGAATTAAATCTTTCTCATCGTAGTTCTGTAGATGCTTTTTTAACAACAATACAAAAAGAATTGAATCATATTGATATATTGGTAAATAATGCTGGTATTACTCAGGATAAATTATTAGTACGGATGAAAGAAGAAGAATGGCAATCTGTTCTGGATATTAATTTAACCTCTATATTTCGTCTTTCAAAGGAAGTCGTGCGTCTCATGATGAAAAGACGATATGGTAGAATTCTTACTATTGGCTCTGTTATAGGTTCAATGGGAAATATTGGACAAACAAATTACGCAGCGGCTAAAGCCGGTCTCATTGGCTTCAGTAAATCTCTCGCAAGAGAAGTTGCTGCTTGGGGTATTACAGTCAACGTAATATCACCTGGTTTTATTACCACCGATATGAGTAAAAAATTAATATATGAGAAAGAAGAATTGAAAAAGATACTTTCTAGAATACCTATAAAACGTTTTGGAAGCCCTAAAGAAGTTGCTAATATTGTGGCTTTTTTTGCTTCTGAAGAAGCCTCATATATTACTGGAGAAACAATACATATTAATGGTGGAATGTATATGTTATAA
- the acpP gene encoding acyl carrier protein, which translates to MSTIEDRVKSIIAEQLGVKKDEVINSASFVDDLGADSLDTVELVMALEEEFNIEIPDEEAEKITTVQAAIDFIQVEKKSNNNNLTIK; encoded by the coding sequence ATGAGTACCATCGAAGATAGAGTAAAATCCATTATTGCAGAACAATTAGGTGTAAAAAAAGACGAGGTTATAAATAGTGCGTCTTTTGTTGATGATCTAGGGGCTGATTCACTTGACACTGTTGAATTAGTAATGGCACTAGAAGAAGAATTTAATATAGAAATTCCCGACGAAGAAGCTGAAAAAATTACTACTGTACAAGCCGCCATCGATTTTATACAAGTAGAAAAGAAATCTAATAATAACAATTTAACTATAAAATAA
- the speG gene encoding spermidine N1-acetyltransferase: protein MQENKFSKINKTIRLRPLEREDLHFIHQLNNNKMMMKYWFEEPHEAYVELKDIYNKNIHNINERRFIIDKTGINIGLVELVDIDHIHRRAEFSILIVPEHQGKGYASTATHLALNFSFMVLNLHKLYLIVDKDNIKAIHIYNKLGFKQEGVLLQEFFVNGQYRDTLRMCIFQREYHSFYNKMGE from the coding sequence ATGCAAGAAAACAAATTTTCTAAAATAAATAAAACGATCCGACTACGACCCTTAGAAAGAGAAGATTTACATTTTATTCATCAGCTTAATAATAATAAAATGATGATGAAATACTGGTTTGAAGAGCCACATGAAGCTTACGTAGAATTGAAGGATATTTACAATAAAAATATTCACAATATAAATGAGAGACGTTTTATCATTGATAAAACGGGAATTAATATTGGATTAGTAGAACTGGTAGATATTGATCATATTCATAGACGTGCTGAGTTTTCTATTTTAATAGTACCTGAACATCAGGGCAAAGGTTATGCTAGTACTGCAACTCATCTCGCATTAAATTTTAGTTTTATGGTACTGAATTTACATAAATTATATTTAATCGTGGATAAAGATAATATTAAAGCCATTCATATTTATAATAAATTAGGATTTAAACAAGAAGGGGTTTTATTACAGGAGTTTTTTGTCAATGGTCAATATCGTGATACGTTACGAATGTGTATTTTTCAAAGAGAGTATCATTCTTTTTATAACAAAATGGGAGAATAA
- the nadE gene encoding ammonia-dependent NAD(+) synthetase, whose protein sequence is MKQKEINSILRVKSEINSEEEIRRIVMFIKKYLQKHITIRSLIVGISGGQDSTLAGKLCQIAINEIRQKYYKFIAIRLPYGKQRDEKDCQDALKFIQPDIILKINIKRAIQASEATLRNRGILLNDFIKGNEKARERMKIQYSIAGMNAGLVVGSTNASEMLTGFFTKYGDGATDITPLLHLNKRQIRQLLEYLHCPKHLYLKTPTADLEEDRPAFPDEDALGVSYDRIDDYLEGKIIDEKSAQIIENWYKITSHKRRPPIKIGDEF, encoded by the coding sequence ATGAAACAAAAAGAAATTAATTCTATATTGAGAGTGAAATCTGAGATAAATTCAGAAGAAGAAATTCGAAGAATTGTGATGTTTATCAAAAAATATCTGCAAAAACATATTACTATACGTAGTTTAATTGTGGGGATTAGTGGAGGACAAGATTCAACTTTAGCTGGAAAGCTATGTCAAATTGCTATAAATGAAATACGCCAAAAATATTATAAATTTATCGCTATACGGTTACCTTACGGTAAACAACGAGATGAAAAAGATTGTCAAGATGCACTGAAATTTATTCAACCTGATATTATATTAAAAATTAATATCAAACGTGCTATTCAAGCCAGTGAAGCGACATTGAGAAATCGTGGTATTCTATTAAATGATTTTATTAAGGGTAATGAGAAAGCACGCGAACGGATGAAAATCCAATATAGTATTGCTGGAATGAATGCAGGTTTGGTTGTGGGTAGTACTAATGCTTCCGAAATGTTGACGGGATTTTTTACTAAATATGGGGATGGAGCCACCGATATTACGCCATTATTACACTTAAATAAACGACAAATACGTCAATTACTCGAATATTTGCATTGTCCAAAGCATTTATATTTAAAAACACCAACAGCAGACTTAGAAGAAGATAGACCAGCTTTCCCAGACGAAGACGCTCTTGGTGTAAGTTATGATAGGATTGATGATTATCTAGAAGGTAAAATCATTGATGAAAAATCGGCGCAAATAATTGAGAATTGGTATAAAATTACGTCACATAAAAGACGACCTCCTATTAAGATAGGAGATGAATTTTAA
- the thrA gene encoding bifunctional aspartate kinase/homoserine dehydrogenase I: protein MRVLKFGGTSVADAKHFLYVADIIEQKKRQEQVAVVLSAPAKITNHLVNMVEYTLNGINIESNINDAERIFIELLNGIAHVQPGFNDVALRNIVQKEFFKLKQLLYGIALLQYCPDRVHATIICLGEKLAIAFMEELLIARGCNVTVVNPVEKLLAQGGYLESTVNIPESTWRIRRSSIPNDHIILMAGFTAGNEKSELVVLGRNGSDYSAAVLAACLRANYCEIWTDVDGVYTCDPRKVPEAQLLKSISYQEAMELSYFGAKVLHPRTISPIAQFKIPCLIKNTNNPNGPGTLISHIEVDEANPVKGITHLNNMAMINVSGPGMQGMLGMAARIFASISRAGISVVLITQSSSEYSISFCISQSDVLNACKVLEEEFHLELKNGLLEPIDVIKDLAIISVIGDGMRTQRGLSAKLFSALASAKINIIAIAQGSSERSISVVVEDHMTTMGIRVAHNMLFNINQIIEVFIIGIGGVGQALIDQIHRQQKWLKNQNIEICICGLANSRVSLTNANGINLDNWRTELIQGKEKFHLESLVNLVQKNHLLNPVIVDCTNSLSIAKQYADFLANGFHIVTSNKKANTASMTYYQKIRMIAKKSRKKFLYDTNVGAGLPVIENLQNLLNAGDELIQFSGILSGSLSFIFGKLDEGMSLSEATIAARIHGYTEPDPRDDLSGKDVARKLLILAREVGYELELQDIHIESILPEDLNVTEKKVEDFLLKQLPTIDHIFDTKIRNAHKEGKVLRYIGEIRNNGCCKVTIKSLDKTHPLFSVKDGENALAFYTRYYQPIPLVLRGYGAGHNVTAAGIFADILRTVTWKTRDY from the coding sequence ATGAGAGTACTGAAATTCGGTGGCACTTCAGTTGCCGATGCCAAACACTTCCTCTATGTTGCTGATATTATCGAGCAAAAGAAACGTCAGGAACAAGTAGCCGTCGTGTTATCAGCTCCAGCCAAAATTACTAATCATTTAGTTAATATGGTAGAATATACACTTAATGGCATTAATATTGAATCGAATATTAATGATGCAGAAAGAATTTTTATAGAATTACTCAATGGTATAGCTCATGTTCAGCCTGGTTTTAATGATGTAGCCCTTCGTAATATAGTTCAAAAGGAATTTTTTAAACTTAAACAGCTTCTCTATGGTATTGCGTTATTACAATATTGTCCCGATAGAGTCCATGCTACTATTATATGTTTAGGAGAAAAGCTGGCTATTGCTTTTATGGAAGAGCTATTAATTGCACGAGGTTGTAATGTAACGGTGGTGAATCCAGTAGAAAAATTATTAGCTCAAGGGGGATATTTAGAATCCACAGTTAATATCCCTGAATCGACATGGCGTATAAGACGTTCTTCTATTCCCAATGATCATATTATTCTTATGGCCGGATTTACTGCTGGAAATGAAAAAAGTGAATTAGTGGTTCTAGGACGTAATGGTTCGGACTATTCTGCAGCCGTATTAGCGGCTTGTTTACGTGCAAATTATTGTGAAATATGGACAGACGTTGATGGAGTCTATACCTGTGATCCTCGTAAAGTACCAGAAGCACAATTACTTAAATCCATTTCCTATCAAGAGGCAATGGAACTCTCTTACTTTGGTGCAAAAGTATTACATCCTCGTACTATTTCTCCCATTGCACAATTTAAAATACCGTGTTTAATTAAAAATACTAATAACCCTAATGGACCTGGTACTTTAATTTCTCATATAGAAGTTGATGAAGCAAATCCAGTTAAAGGGATCACTCATTTAAATAATATGGCAATGATTAATGTATCAGGACCAGGAATGCAAGGGATGCTTGGTATGGCAGCACGCATTTTTGCTTCTATATCAAGAGCAGGAATTTCTGTGGTATTAATTACTCAATCCTCTTCGGAATATAGTATTAGCTTCTGTATATCACAATCCGATGTATTAAATGCTTGTAAAGTTTTAGAGGAAGAATTTCATCTGGAATTAAAAAATGGACTTTTAGAACCTATTGATGTAATAAAAGATTTAGCCATCATTTCAGTAATAGGTGATGGGATGCGTACACAAAGAGGTCTATCTGCTAAATTATTTTCGGCATTAGCAAGTGCTAAGATTAATATTATTGCTATTGCTCAAGGTTCCTCTGAACGTTCGATTTCAGTAGTAGTAGAAGATCATATGACTACAATGGGCATACGAGTAGCACACAATATGCTTTTTAATATCAATCAGATTATAGAGGTATTTATTATTGGCATAGGAGGAGTTGGACAGGCACTTATTGACCAAATACATAGACAACAGAAATGGCTTAAAAATCAAAATATTGAAATATGTATTTGTGGTCTTGCTAATTCAAGGGTATCGTTAACTAATGCTAATGGGATTAATCTCGATAATTGGAGAACGGAATTAATTCAAGGCAAAGAAAAATTTCATTTAGAATCTTTAGTAAATTTGGTTCAAAAAAATCATTTATTAAATCCTGTTATTGTAGATTGTACGAATAGTCTATCAATAGCAAAGCAATATGCAGATTTTTTAGCAAATGGGTTTCATATAGTTACATCCAATAAAAAAGCTAATACAGCATCAATGACCTATTATCAAAAAATTAGGATGATAGCAAAAAAATCAAGAAAAAAATTTTTATATGATACTAATGTGGGTGCAGGACTACCAGTCATTGAAAATTTACAAAATCTATTAAATGCTGGTGATGAATTAATTCAATTTTCTGGCATTCTTTCTGGATCGTTGTCATTCATTTTTGGAAAACTAGATGAAGGTATGTCACTATCAGAAGCAACTATTGCAGCTCGTATTCATGGTTATACCGAACCGGATCCCCGAGATGATCTTTCCGGAAAGGATGTAGCACGTAAATTATTAATTCTAGCTCGTGAAGTTGGATATGAATTGGAGTTACAGGATATTCATATCGAATCCATTTTACCGGAAGATCTCAATGTAACAGAGAAAAAAGTTGAGGATTTTCTGCTGAAGCAACTGCCTACTATTGATCATATTTTTGATACTAAAATTAGGAACGCACATAAAGAGGGAAAAGTACTAAGATATATCGGAGAAATAAGAAATAATGGATGTTGTAAAGTAACCATTAAAAGTCTTGATAAGACTCATCCATTATTTAGTGTTAAAGACGGAGAAAACGCATTAGCATTTTATACTCGTTATTATCAACCTATCCCCTTAGTACTGCGTGGATATGGAGCTGGACATAATGTAACTGCAGCAGGTATATTTGCTGATATTTTACGCACGGTTACATGGAAGACAAGAGATTATTAA
- the thrB gene encoding homoserine kinase: protein MIKVYAPASIANVKVGFDILGTAISPIDQTTYLGDCITIKKSDTFELYSSGRFVDDLPKVREQNIVFQCWQHFCKKIDDTIPMALTLEKNMPIRSGLGSSACSIVAALVAMNAYCSYPLDNNSLLRLMGEMEGRISGEIHFDNVAPCFLGGMQLILDANEIISQSLPIFDKWLWIIAYPGIAISTVEARKLLPDWYNRKDCINHSRYIAGFIHACHSKQSHLAIKLMKDTIAEPYRKKLIPHLFQIYNAVIKIGALICGISGSGPTLFAICDKSDIAINVAQWFKDYYLYNDTGFIQICRIDIKGAQILKE, encoded by the coding sequence ATGATTAAAGTATATGCACCGGCTTCTATTGCCAATGTTAAAGTCGGATTTGATATATTAGGAACCGCGATATCTCCAATAGATCAAACCACATATTTAGGTGATTGTATTACCATAAAGAAGTCTGATACATTTGAGTTATATTCTTCCGGTCGTTTCGTTGATGACTTACCTAAAGTAAGAGAACAAAACATCGTTTTTCAATGTTGGCAACATTTTTGTAAAAAAATAGACGACACAATCCCAATGGCTTTAACATTAGAAAAAAATATGCCCATTAGATCCGGATTAGGTTCTAGTGCTTGTTCCATCGTCGCAGCGCTTGTGGCAATGAATGCGTATTGTTCATATCCACTTGATAATAATAGTCTGTTACGATTGATGGGTGAAATGGAAGGGAGAATTTCTGGTGAAATTCATTTTGATAACGTTGCACCTTGTTTTCTTGGAGGGATGCAATTGATTTTAGACGCAAACGAAATAATCAGTCAAAGTCTACCAATATTTGATAAATGGCTCTGGATTATAGCCTATCCCGGTATTGCAATTTCTACAGTAGAGGCTAGAAAACTTTTACCAGATTGGTATAATCGTAAAGATTGTATTAATCATAGTCGTTATATTGCAGGATTTATACATGCTTGTCATAGTAAACAATCTCATTTAGCCATAAAATTAATGAAAGATACTATTGCAGAACCTTATAGGAAGAAACTCATCCCACATTTATTTCAAATATATAATGCGGTTATCAAAATAGGTGCGCTTATTTGTGGAATTTCTGGATCTGGACCTACATTATTTGCTATCTGTGATAAATCGGATATTGCTATAAATGTAGCTCAATGGTTCAAAGATTATTATTTATATAATGATACCGGTTTTATTCAAATCTGTCGTATTGATATAAAAGGTGCACAAATTTTAAAGGAATAA
- the thrC gene encoding threonine synthase, which translates to MRLYNIKDYNEQVDFAEAIQRGLGSNKGLFFPVELPHFNSREIDELLKMDFITRSAHILSTYINEDTEEIPFQQIVKCVKNAFTFSIPLKYLSHNIAILELFHGPTLSFKDFGICLMAQILMAIAQKPYNKPFIILTATSGDTGAAVAHAFYGIDSIKIIILYPKNKISVLQEKMFCTLGKNISTFSVDGQFDICQSLVKEAFDDKEINQKFTINSANSINISRLLAQICYYFEAVAQIPPVLRDKLVISVPSGNFGNLTAGLLAQSMGLPIKRFIAATNVNDTVPRFLKDGKWNPYPTISTLSNAMDVSQPNNWPRIEELFSRKNWSFSTLAYGSVDDETTRHTLYEMKKEINYISEPHTAIAYRLLRDQIQPGEYGIVIGTAHPAKFQNVVETILDTHIILPPTLQSRSKLPILSKDMKADYGIFRDIILKYSIDR; encoded by the coding sequence ATGAGGCTATATAACATAAAGGATTATAATGAGCAAGTTGACTTTGCGGAAGCGATACAAAGGGGATTAGGATCTAATAAAGGATTATTTTTTCCTGTAGAATTACCCCATTTTAATAGTAGAGAAATTGATGAGCTATTAAAGATGGATTTTATTACTCGTAGCGCACATATTCTCTCTACTTATATTAATGAAGATACAGAAGAGATCCCTTTTCAACAAATAGTAAAGTGTGTAAAAAATGCTTTTACATTCTCTATTCCATTGAAATATCTTAGTCATAATATAGCTATATTAGAACTCTTTCATGGACCAACTTTATCGTTTAAAGATTTTGGTATTTGTTTGATGGCACAAATTTTGATGGCCATTGCTCAGAAGCCTTATAATAAACCTTTCATCATCCTCACTGCTACTTCAGGAGATACTGGTGCAGCAGTAGCACATGCTTTTTATGGTATTGATTCTATCAAAATTATTATTCTTTATCCTAAAAATAAAATTAGTGTTTTACAAGAAAAAATGTTTTGTACATTGGGTAAGAATATTTCTACTTTCTCAGTAGATGGTCAATTTGATATCTGTCAATCTTTAGTTAAAGAGGCTTTTGATGATAAGGAAATAAATCAAAAATTTACTATAAATTCTGCTAATTCAATTAACATTAGCCGTTTATTAGCACAAATTTGTTATTATTTTGAAGCTGTCGCACAGATTCCTCCTGTTTTACGTGATAAGCTCGTTATTTCTGTACCAAGTGGCAATTTTGGCAATTTAACAGCCGGACTATTGGCTCAATCCATGGGATTACCGATAAAAAGATTTATTGCCGCAACCAATGTAAATGATACTGTACCCCGTTTTCTTAAAGATGGAAAATGGAACCCTTATCCTACTATCTCTACTTTGTCTAATGCAATGGATGTGAGTCAACCCAATAATTGGCCTCGTATTGAAGAACTATTTTCAAGAAAAAATTGGTCATTTAGTACCTTAGCTTATGGTTCGGTTGATGATGAAACCACGCGTCATACTCTATATGAGATGAAAAAAGAAATAAATTATATTTCTGAGCCACATACGGCTATTGCTTATCGTCTATTACGAGATCAAATCCAACCAGGAGAATACGGTATAGTTATTGGAACCGCTCATCCGGCCAAATTCCAGAATGTAGTAGAAACAATCTTGGATACCCATATAATATTACCCCCTACTTTGCAAAGTAGATCGAAACTACCTATCCTATCTAAAGATATGAAAGCCGATTATGGGATATTTCGAGATATTATACTCAAATATTCTATTGATAGATAA
- the rfaD gene encoding ADP-glyceromanno-heptose 6-epimerase — protein MIVVTGGAGFIGSNIIATLNTMGYSDILVVDNLKHGIKYLNLVDLNITDFLDKWDFFNRIVYKNIFRKIDVVFHEGACSVTNEWNGRYMMKNNYQFSKNLLHFCVKYRIPFIYASSAAIYGNGSKDFIEEPQHERPLNIYGYSKYLFDQYVRVILPKVRSQICGLRYFNVYGPRESHKSTMASIIYHIYKKMISNQDIQLFIGSENFQRDFIHVSDIVSINIFCWINNISGIFNCGTGIAESFQNVAEIILKNFNRSIDTIRFIPFSKNMSRKHYQTFTKANLNKLKETGYNKPFKTIKEGIPLYTTWLNQNKDILFD, from the coding sequence ATGATTGTTGTAACTGGTGGAGCAGGGTTTATTGGTAGTAATATCATTGCGACTTTAAATACAATGGGATATAGCGATATCTTAGTAGTAGATAATCTGAAACATGGCATCAAATATTTAAATCTTGTAGATTTAAATATTACAGATTTTTTAGATAAATGGGATTTTTTCAATCGTATTGTTTATAAAAATATTTTTAGAAAAATCGACGTAGTATTTCATGAGGGTGCCTGTTCGGTTACAAATGAATGGAATGGCAGATATATGATGAAAAACAATTATCAATTTTCTAAAAATTTATTACATTTCTGTGTGAAATACCGCATCCCCTTTATATATGCTTCCTCTGCTGCTATATACGGGAATGGTAGTAAGGATTTTATTGAGGAGCCACAACATGAAAGACCATTGAATATTTATGGATATTCCAAATATTTATTTGATCAATATGTTCGAGTCATCTTACCCAAGGTACGATCACAAATTTGTGGTCTACGTTATTTTAACGTTTATGGACCGAGAGAAAGCCATAAATCTACTATGGCAAGTATAATATATCATATTTATAAAAAAATGATATCTAATCAAGATATCCAATTATTCATTGGCAGCGAAAATTTTCAAAGAGATTTCATACACGTAAGTGATATAGTATCTATCAATATTTTTTGCTGGATAAATAATATCTCTGGAATATTTAATTGTGGAACGGGTATAGCGGAATCCTTCCAAAATGTAGCGGAGATCATTTTAAAAAATTTTAATAGATCGATAGATACTATTCGTTTTATTCCATTTTCAAAAAATATGTCACGTAAACATTATCAAACTTTTACAAAAGCCAATTTAAATAAATTAAAAGAAACGGGGTATAATAAACCGTTTAAAACAATTAAAGAGGGAATTCCTCTTTACACAACGTGGTTAAATCAAAATAAAGACATATTATTCGATTGA
- the cysS gene encoding cysteine--tRNA ligase encodes MLSIFNTLTKRKEIFYPIHFNHVNIYVCGVTAYDLCHIGHIRTFLTFDIVIRYLKYCGYQVNYVRNITDIDDKIILRATQNGENPYQLVDRMINAMHLDLDALDIIRPNYEPRVTQHISDIIIFIKQLINKGHAYIASNGDIMFSVSSYKNYGILSHQKIEKLRTQSRTSNNDQIKENPLDFVLWKMAKPNQPNWPSPWGLGRPGWHIECSAISCKELGNYFDIHGGGSDLIFPHHENEIAQSVCAHNSPYVNIWMHSGMVMIDKKKISKSLNNIFFVRDILSKYESEVIRYFLMSSHYRSPIHYKEENIKKSQEALKNLYIALRGTHPTTFPINEGKVFIDKFNKAMNDDFNTPKAYLVLFELAHEVNKLKSERSTKMHDIATILRYLANIIGILKKDPDSFLQKQNTQNCDITLIEKIIQKRNIARKNKEWNVADNLRDQLLERGVILEDGLEATTWRWIDI; translated from the coding sequence ATGCTAAGTATTTTTAATACATTAACTAAGAGAAAAGAAATTTTTTACCCGATTCATTTCAATCATGTTAATATTTATGTATGTGGAGTTACGGCCTATGATTTATGTCATATAGGACATATTCGAACATTTTTAACTTTCGATATTGTAATAAGATATCTGAAATATTGCGGTTATCAAGTGAATTATGTTCGCAATATAACTGATATTGATGATAAAATCATTTTACGTGCTACGCAAAACGGTGAAAATCCCTATCAATTGGTTGATAGAATGATTAATGCAATGCATCTGGATTTAGATGCATTAGATATAATCCGTCCAAATTATGAGCCTCGTGTAACTCAACATATATCAGATATTATAATATTCATTAAGCAATTGATCAATAAAGGACATGCTTATATAGCCTCTAATGGAGATATTATGTTCTCTGTTAGTAGTTATAAAAATTATGGGATATTATCACATCAAAAAATTGAAAAACTTCGTACTCAATCTCGTACCTCAAACAACGATCAGATCAAAGAAAATCCATTAGATTTTGTATTATGGAAAATGGCCAAACCTAATCAACCAAATTGGCCCTCTCCATGGGGATTAGGTCGTCCCGGATGGCACATAGAATGTTCTGCAATAAGTTGCAAAGAATTAGGTAACTATTTTGATATACATGGTGGAGGTTCTGATTTAATCTTTCCGCATCATGAGAATGAAATAGCTCAATCTGTTTGTGCTCATAATAGTCCATATGTAAATATTTGGATGCATTCTGGGATGGTAATGATAGATAAGAAAAAAATATCTAAATCACTTAATAATATTTTTTTTGTACGAGACATTCTGAGTAAATATGAATCTGAAGTGATCCGTTACTTTCTGATGTCTAGTCATTATCGTAGTCCAATCCATTATAAAGAAGAGAATATAAAAAAATCACAAGAAGCACTTAAAAATCTTTATATAGCTTTAAGAGGAACACATCCTACTACTTTTCCAATAAATGAAGGTAAAGTATTTATTGATAAGTTCAATAAAGCAATGAATGATGACTTTAATACTCCAAAAGCTTATTTAGTACTATTTGAATTAGCGCACGAAGTAAATAAACTGAAATCAGAACGTTCTACAAAAATGCATGATATAGCTACTATATTACGATATTTAGCCAATATTATCGGCATTTTAAAAAAAGATCCTGATTCCTTCTTGCAAAAACAGAATACCCAAAATTGTGATATAACCCTCATTGAAAAAATCATTCAAAAAAGAAATATTGCTCGTAAAAATAAAGAGTGGAATGTAGCAGACAATTTAAGAGATCAGCTTTTAGAGAGAGGGGTGATATTAGAAGATGGATTAGAAGCCACTACGTGGCGTTGGATAGACATATAG